The sequence GAACGGGAGACCCTGGCGCGCCTCACCGCCCATCTCGTCCATCTCAACCCGCGGGCGGTGCTGGAACGGGGCTACAGCATCGTGCAAAACAAGGAAGGGAAGATCATCACCGACAGCCGCCAGATCACGGTGGGGGAAGCCCTCAAGCTCACCTTTGCCGTCGGCGGGGCGGAGAGCCGCGTGCTGGCCACGCGGCCGCCTACGCCTCCAGAAACCGACTGACGTGCTCCATGAGCTGCGGGAAAAGCCGCGCATCGAGGCAGTCCAGCACCACCGCATCCCGCATCGCCCTAAGCCACGTCATCTGTCGCTTGGCAAGCTGACGGGTGGCGACGATCCCCTGCTCGCCGAGCGCCGCGCGGGGGATTTCTCCCTCCAGGTATTGCCAGACCTGACGGTAGCCGACACAGCGCATGGAAGGCATTCGTGGGCTCAAGGCGTAGTGGGCGCGCAGCCACTCCACCTCCTCGATCAGGCCTTGCTCCAGCATGCGCTGGAAGCGCTCGGCGATGCGCCGGTGCAGCACTGTGCGCTCCCCCGGCATGAGGACGATGGGCAGCACGCGATAGGGAAACGCCTCGCCAAGGGCCGGGCCGGAAAGCAGCCGGGACAGGGGCTTACCGGTGAGGTGAACCACTTCCAGGGCGCGCTGGATGCGCTGCGCGTCGGTGGGTTTGAGGCGCGCCGCCGTTTCCGGGTCGAGGCGGGCGAGTTCCCCGTGCAGTTGCGGCCAGCCGACGGCCCGGGCGCGCGCCTCGATCTCCGCCCGCAGGGTCCAGTCCGCCTCCGGCAACTCACTCAACCCTTCCCGCAGCGCCTTGAAGTAGAGCAGGGTGCCCCCGACCAGCAGTGGCACGCGGCCGCGGGCGGTGATTTCCGCCATGCAGCGCATCGCATCCTCGCGGAAACGGGCGGCGGAATAGCTTTCCGTGGGTTCGATGAGGTCGATGAGATGGTGGGGGGCGATGCGCAAGGTTTGCGCATCCGGCTTGGCGGTGCCGATGTCCATGTGCCGGTAGACCTGGGCGGAGTCCACGCTGATGATTTCCAGCGGCAGCCGGCTGGCCAGCATCACCGCCGCCGCGGTCTTGCCGCTCGCTGTGGGCCCCATGAGAAACACCGCCGGCGGACGTTTGCTCATCGTTTCCGCCACGCCTGCCCCGCTTCAAGCCCCCCGCAGAAAGCGCTTGTCGAGCTCCGCAAGGGAAATCTGGAACCAGGTGGGTCGGCCGTGGTTGCACTGGCCGGAGCGCTCGGTGGCTTCCATCTCCCGCAGCAGCGCGTTCATTTCCGTCACCGACAGGCGGCGATGGGCACGCACCGCCCCATGGCAGGCCAGCGTGGCGAGGAGCTCGTTGCGCCGTTCGGTGAGCACGCGGGATGCGCCCAGTTCGCGGATGTCGCGCAACACGTCGCGGGCGAGGGCTACCGGTTCGGCATCAAGGAGCGCCGCAGGGACGGCCCGCACCGCCACCGAGGTGGGCGACAACACGGCCATGTCGAACCCCAGCTCCGCAAGGAGCGCCCTGTGCTCCTCTACGGTGGCGACCTCGAGGGCGGAAGCCTCCAGGGCCACCGGCACCAGCAGGGGCTGGCTTGCCACCTGCCGCCGGTCCAGGGCCTCTTTGAGCTTTTCGTAAACGATGCGCTCGTGGGCCGCGTGCATGTCCACCACCACTAGCCCCTGGGCGTTTTGCGCGAGGATATAGATGCCGTGCAACTGGGCGAGGGCATAGCCCAGGGGCGGAATCTCCGCCTCGGAAGAGGTGGCGGCCTCGGCCGGTTGCGCAGTGTGGAACAAGGCGTCGTAGAAAGCCAAAGGCTCGGCGGCGGCAAGTCTGAGGTTTGCCTGCTGCGCAAACGTCACGGCGGGCCGCGGCTGGGGCTCCCTGTTCCGGCTTTCGGCAACGGGGGCCATGCCCCTGCCGGCGGGAAGCGACAGTGCCCGCTCTAGGGCATGGAAGACGAACTGATGCACAGCGCGGGCGTCGCGGAAGCGGACCTCGATCTTCATGGGATGGACGTTGACATCCACCGCCTCCGCCGGCAACTGCAGGAACAATACATAGGCCGGGTGACGCTCCAGGTGCAGGATGTCCCGGTAGGCCTCGCGAATGGCATGGGCGAGGAGTTTGTCCCGCACGAAGCGGCCGTTGACGAAAACATACTGCCAATCCCGGCTGCTGCGGGCGTAAGCCGGCAGTGCTGCCAGCCCTTCCAGTTTCAGCTCGCCCGCGCTCGCCTCAATGGGAACACTGGCGCGGGCGAAGTCCTCGCCCGCCAGCGCCGTGATGCGCGCCTCGCGACTGCCGGCACGCAGGTAGAACTGGGCGCGGCCGTTGTGGTGCAGGGTGAAGGCGATGTCGGGGCGGGAAAGGGCGGCGCGGCGGAACATCTCCTCGCAATGGCCGTATTCCGTGGCCTCGCTGCGCAGGAACTTGCGCCGCGCCGGCGTGTTGAAATAGAGATCACGCACCCGCACCACCGTCCCCGGCGCAATGGCCTCGGGACGTGGCGCCGAACGCCACTCCCCTGCCGCTTCCATGAGCCAGCCGTGGCGGTCCTCCCCCCGCCGGCTGGCCACGGACAGCCGCGACACGGCGGCAATGGAGGCCAACGCTTCGCCGCGGAATCCCAGGCTTCTCACCCCTTCCAGATCGGCGAGGGTGGCAATCTTGCTGGTGGCATGACGCGCCAGGGCCAGCGGCAGGTCCTCCACGCCCATGCCCACACCGTCATCGGTCACCTGGATTTCCTTGACGCCTCCCTGGGCAAGGCGCACCTCGATGCTGCCCGCACCGGCATCGATGCTGTTTTCCAGCAGTTCCTTGAGGGCGGAGGCGGGACGCTCCACCACCTCGCCGGCGGCGATCTGGTTGATGAGGAGCTCAGGCAGAAGATGGATGACGGGCATGTCGGCTGGCGCCAAAGCCGACATTATCGCTCGTTTGCTGCCAGCTTGCTGCGCGCCAGGGGTGGGTTGCGGGCGAAATAACGCTTGATGCCGGAGACGATGGCGGCGGCCAGGCGCTCCTGATAGTCCTCGTCGGCAAGGCGGGCTTCCTCGTGGGGATTGGTGATGAAGGCGGTCTCGACGAGGATGGAGGGAATGTCCGGCGCCTTGAGCACGGCGAAGCCCGCCTGCTCCACCTCCGCCTTGTGCAGGCGGTTGATGCCGCCCAGCTCCTGCAGCACGTCCTTGCCCAGCTTGAGGCTTTCGTTGATGGTGGCGGTCTGCGACAGATCGAGCAGGGTGCGTTTGAGATAGGTGTCCTTGACATCCAGATTCACGCCGCCGATCAGGTCCGCCTCGTTTTCCCGCTTGGCAAGCCAGCGGGCCGCGGCACTGGTGGCGCCGTGCTCGGAGAGGGCGAAGACGGAGGAACCCCGCGCTTCGGGATTGATCCAGGCATCGGCGTGAATGGAAACGAAAAGGTCGGCCTGCACGCGGCGCGCCTTGGTCACCCGCTGACCCAGGGGAATGAAATAATCGCCATCGCGGATGAGCACCCCGCGCATGTTGGGGTCCTCATCGATGCGCGCCTTCACCCGGCGGGCGATGGCCAGGGTCACGTCCTTTTCCAGGGTGCCCGCGGCACCGCGCGCGCCCGGATCCTCACCGCCGTGACCGGCATCGATGGCGATGAGGAGAAGCTGGCCCATGTCGTTGCGGCCGGCCGCCTTCTTCCGCGCCTCATGCCGTGCCGGGGCTTCGCCCTGGCGCGGCGGGGCCGGCGCGCGCTCCATCCCCGCGGCCGCCTCGCCGGGGGTGGCCGTCTCCAGCAGGGCAAGCAGCGGGTCCACCGGCTCCCGGGGATAGACATCCACCACCAGCCGGTGGCCATACCCCCCCACCGGTTTGAGGGGGAAGACGGCCGGCCGGGCGGCCACCTTTAGGTCGAACACCACCCGCACCACGCCCGGCTTGAAGCGGCCGATGCGGATGGCCTTCACATAGGGGTCATCGGCGCCAAGGCGGGAGGCCAGGCCCTTGAGGGTCCCATCCAGCGCCACATCCTCCAGATCCAGCACCAGCCGTTCCGGGTCGGGAACGGTGAAGTGGGTATATTTGAGGGGCGCGGCCGATTCCAGGGTGATGCGGGTGTATTCCGCCGCCGGCCAGATACGGGCGGAAACGATGGGGGTGGCGGCAAGGGCATTCCCCCCAAGGGCCGAGAGGCAAAGCGCAGCCAGGCACGCTAGCCATCCTGCTTTCCGCCCTCCAGCTGGTCCAGACATGCTTCCCCCGCTTGCGTATGCGCCACCAACCGCGCCGTGCGCCCCGTGCCGGTTACCGCGAGGTGGATGTGGAGATCCGGCGGGGGCAGCCACGCCCCGGCCTTTTCCGGCCACTCCACCAGGCACACCGCCTCACCGCCGAAGGCTTCCCGGAAACCTGCATCGAGCCATTCCCGCGGATCGGTGAAACGATAGAAATCAAAGTGATACAAGGATAACTTAGAAAAAGGATAAAGTTCAACCAAGGTGTAGGTGGGACTTTTCACCCGGCCGGTGTAGCCAAGCCCCCTCAACGCGCCCCGCACCAGGGTAGTCTTGCCCGCCCCGAGGTCTCCCGACAGGTACACCACCAGCCCCGGAGCAAACCCCTGCGCCAGCGCCGCCCCCAGGGCCAGGGTGGCCGCCTCGTCCGGCAGGGGGCGAATGATTTCCCGCGTCATGGGTCGAAGGGGGTTTTATGATGAGGGACCATGGAAGGGACTTTATCTCCTGCCGCCGGCCTGGGGCCGGAAGAACTTCGCGCGCTGGTGACGCACATCCGCGCCTGGGCCGGGGAATTGGGTTTCTCCGCAGTGGGGATCGCCGACACCGACCTTTCCGCCGCGGAACCGAGACTCGCCGCCTGGCTTGCCGCGGGGTTCTTTGGTGACATGGATTATATGGCAAGGCACGGCCTCAAACGGGCGCGCCCGCAGGAGCTGGTGCCGGGCACGCTGCGGGTGATCAGCGTGCGCATGGACTATCTGCCAAAGGCGAGGGATGCCCGGGCGGTTCTGGCCAACCCCGAGCGCGCCTATGTTTCCCGCTATGCCCTGGGCCGGGACTACCACAAGGTCCTGCGCCAGCGCCTGGAACACCTCGCGCGCCGCATCGCCGCCCACGTGGGGCCCTTCCGTTACCGGGTCTTCACGGACAGTGCCCCGGTGATGGAGGTGGAGCTTGCGCGCAAGGCGGGCCTCGGCTGGCGGGGTAAACACAGCCTGCTTTTGTCCCGCGAAGGCGGTTCCTGGTTTTTTCTCGGCGAAATCTACACCGACCTGCCGCTGCCGGTGGATGCGCCCCTTCCGGATCACTGCGGCACCTGTCAGGCGTGCATGGACGTCTGTCCCACTGGCGCCATCGTCTCGCCCTATGTGGTGGATGCGCGCCGCTGTATTTCCTATCTCACCATCGAACACAAGGGCAGCATTCCCCTGCCCCTGCGCCCGCTGATGGGCAACCGCATCTATGGCTGTGACGACTGCCAGCTTTTCTGTCCCTGGAACCGCTTCGCCCGCCAATCCGCGGTGGCCGATTTCCAGGTGCGCCATGACCTCGATGACGGGGCCCTCACCGAACTTTTCGCCTGGAGTGAAGCGGAATTCGAGATGCGCCTTGCCGGCAGTGCCATTCGCCGCATCGGCCATGAGCGCTGGCTGCGCAACATCGCCGTGGCTTTGGGCAATGCGCCCACTTCGCCGGCGGTGATCGCCGCCCTTGACGCGCGCCGGGATCACCCCTCGGCCCTGGTGCGGGAACACGTGGCCTGGGCGCTTTCCCGCCACGGGCTATAATTCTGTCCTCTCCCATGCATCCCGATCCGCGTTCCCCCATCGGCGTCTTCGATTCCGGCGTCGGCGGTCTCACCGTCGTGCGGGCCCTGATGGAGCGCCTGCCCTTCGAGCACATCGTCTATTTCGGCGACACCGCCCGTGTGCCCTACGGTGTGAAATCGGTGGAGACCATCGCCCACTACACCACCCAGATCGCGGAATTCCTGCTGGAAAAACGGGTAAAGCTGCTCATCATCGCCTGCAACACCATGGCGGCGGTGGCCTCGGGTGTGGTCCGGGACCTGGCACCGGTGCCGGTACTGGATGTGATCGACGCCGGCGCGCTCGCCGCCGCCCGCACCACCCGCAACGGCCGCATCGGCATCATCGGCACGCCCACCACCATCAACAGCAATGCCTATGCCCTGGCCATCCACCGCCATCATCCGGACGTGCGCCTCTATTCCCAGGCCTGTGCCCTCTTCGTGCCCCTGGTGGAGGAAGGCTGGCTCGACCACCCCGTCACACGGCTTGCGGCGCAGGAATATCTGAAGCCGGTGTTGAGCGAGGACATCGACACCCTGGTGCTGGGCTGCACCCACTATCCTTTGCTCAAACCGCTGCTGCAGGAAGTGGCCGGACCGGGGGTGACCCTCATCGATTCCGCCCAGGCCATGGCGGAGCGCACGGCGCTCCTGCTCAAGGAACGCAACCTCGCCAATCCGGAAACCCAGGCGCCCCGTTACGAGTATTACGTCACCGACGTGCCGCTGCGTTTCCAGACCATCGGCGAACGTTTCCTCGGCCGCAGTCTGTCCCCTGTCCACGTGGTGAAATGGTGAGAAGCTCTGCCATGCGTGTATTACTCATCGGCTTCGTCTGTCTGCTTGGCCTTGTTGGCTGTGCCAGCACCACCCAGCCCGGTGCCGTGGGGGTGGAACGCAGCCAATTGCTCCTCATCTCCCGCCAGGATGCCGAGCGCAGCGCCGCCGCCTTCTATGCCCGGGAGAAACAAAAATACGCAGCGAAAAACGCCCTCAACCCGGACCCGGCGCAAACCGCCCGAGTGCGCCGCATCGCCCATGATCTCATTGCGCAGGTGGGGGTGTTCCGGCCGGACGCGGTGAACTGGAAATGGGAGGTCAATGTGCTCAAAAGCGACGAGCTCAACGCCTACTGCGCCGCCGGCGGCAAGATCGCCGTTTACAGTGGTCTCATCGAGCGCCTCAATCTCACCGACGATGAGCTGGCTGCCGTCATGGGCCATGAAATCGCCCATGCGCTGCGGGAACACAGCCGCGAGGCCATGTCCCAGGTGCTGGCGCAGCAGTTGGGAGTAGCGGTGTTGGCCGCGGCCCTGAAGCTGAACAATGTCGGTCAGGACTTGATGGACAAGGCGGCCACCCTCGCCATTGGGCTCCCCAATTCGCGGGAAAAGGAAACGGAAGCGGATCGCATCGGCCTTGAACTCACCGCTCGCGCGGGCTACGATCCCCGTGCCGCCATCAGTGTGTGGAAGAAAATGATGGCCCAGGGGGGCGGGCAGCCGCCGGAATTTCTCAGCACCCACCCCAATCCCGCTTCCCGCCTCCAGGACATCGAGGCGCACCTGCCCCGTGTCCTGCCCCTCTATGAAGAGGCGCAACACAGGGCCAGGAGAGGTGGATAAAAAAAACCGGACGATGCGACCACCGTCCGGTCAGGCTCCCGGATCAAGGAGAGTGCTTCCCGCTGGCAGGTGCAATGTCCCGCACTGCCACTCCCTGTCGATGCAAAGCCCATGCCGAAGGCATGCTGAGCCGGGTGACAGGGCTGTCATGGGCGCAGGGCCCTGAAGGGAAAAGCAAAACTGCCGCCGTGGCGGGCGCCTTGCGCGATCCCGGTCGAGACTGTCCGGGGAAGCCAGC comes from Burkholderiales bacterium and encodes:
- the murI gene encoding glutamate racemase, which codes for MHPDPRSPIGVFDSGVGGLTVVRALMERLPFEHIVYFGDTARVPYGVKSVETIAHYTTQIAEFLLEKRVKLLIIACNTMAAVASGVVRDLAPVPVLDVIDAGALAAARTTRNGRIGIIGTPTTINSNAYALAIHRHHPDVRLYSQACALFVPLVEEGWLDHPVTRLAAQEYLKPVLSEDIDTLVLGCTHYPLLKPLLQEVAGPGVTLIDSAQAMAERTALLLKERNLANPETQAPRYEYYVTDVPLRFQTIGERFLGRSLSPVHVVKW
- a CDS encoding N-acetylmuramoyl-L-alanine amidase, which produces MSGPAGGRKAGWLACLAALCLSALGGNALAATPIVSARIWPAAEYTRITLESAAPLKYTHFTVPDPERLVLDLEDVALDGTLKGLASRLGADDPYVKAIRIGRFKPGVVRVVFDLKVAARPAVFPLKPVGGYGHRLVVDVYPREPVDPLLALLETATPGEAAAGMERAPAPPRQGEAPARHEARKKAAGRNDMGQLLLIAIDAGHGGEDPGARGAAGTLEKDVTLAIARRVKARIDEDPNMRGVLIRDGDYFIPLGQRVTKARRVQADLFVSIHADAWINPEARGSSVFALSEHGATSAAARWLAKRENEADLIGGVNLDVKDTYLKRTLLDLSQTATINESLKLGKDVLQELGGINRLHKAEVEQAGFAVLKAPDIPSILVETAFITNPHEEARLADEDYQERLAAAIVSGIKRYFARNPPLARSKLAANER
- a CDS encoding M48 family metallopeptidase codes for the protein MVRSSAMRVLLIGFVCLLGLVGCASTTQPGAVGVERSQLLLISRQDAERSAAAFYAREKQKYAAKNALNPDPAQTARVRRIAHDLIAQVGVFRPDAVNWKWEVNVLKSDELNAYCAAGGKIAVYSGLIERLNLTDDELAAVMGHEIAHALREHSREAMSQVLAQQLGVAVLAAALKLNNVGQDLMDKAATLAIGLPNSREKETEADRIGLELTARAGYDPRAAISVWKKMMAQGGGQPPEFLSTHPNPASRLQDIEAHLPRVLPLYEEAQHRARRGG
- the tsaE gene encoding tRNA (adenosine(37)-N6)-threonylcarbamoyltransferase complex ATPase subunit type 1 TsaE, with the translated sequence MTREIIRPLPDEAATLALGAALAQGFAPGLVVYLSGDLGAGKTTLVRGALRGLGYTGRVKSPTYTLVELYPFSKLSLYHFDFYRFTDPREWLDAGFREAFGGEAVCLVEWPEKAGAWLPPPDLHIHLAVTGTGRTARLVAHTQAGEACLDQLEGGKQDG
- the miaA gene encoding tRNA (adenosine(37)-N6)-dimethylallyltransferase MiaA; the protein is MSKRPPAVFLMGPTASGKTAAAVMLASRLPLEIISVDSAQVYRHMDIGTAKPDAQTLRIAPHHLIDLIEPTESYSAARFREDAMRCMAEITARGRVPLLVGGTLLYFKALREGLSELPEADWTLRAEIEARARAVGWPQLHGELARLDPETAARLKPTDAQRIQRALEVVHLTGKPLSRLLSGPALGEAFPYRVLPIVLMPGERTVLHRRIAERFQRMLEQGLIEEVEWLRAHYALSPRMPSMRCVGYRQVWQYLEGEIPRAALGEQGIVATRQLAKRQMTWLRAMRDAVVLDCLDARLFPQLMEHVSRFLEA
- the queG gene encoding tRNA epoxyqueuosine(34) reductase QueG gives rise to the protein MEGTLSPAAGLGPEELRALVTHIRAWAGELGFSAVGIADTDLSAAEPRLAAWLAAGFFGDMDYMARHGLKRARPQELVPGTLRVISVRMDYLPKARDARAVLANPERAYVSRYALGRDYHKVLRQRLEHLARRIAAHVGPFRYRVFTDSAPVMEVELARKAGLGWRGKHSLLLSREGGSWFFLGEIYTDLPLPVDAPLPDHCGTCQACMDVCPTGAIVSPYVVDARRCISYLTIEHKGSIPLPLRPLMGNRIYGCDDCQLFCPWNRFARQSAVADFQVRHDLDDGALTELFAWSEAEFEMRLAGSAIRRIGHERWLRNIAVALGNAPTSPAVIAALDARRDHPSALVREHVAWALSRHGL
- the mutL gene encoding DNA mismatch repair endonuclease MutL, translated to MSALAPADMPVIHLLPELLINQIAAGEVVERPASALKELLENSIDAGAGSIEVRLAQGGVKEIQVTDDGVGMGVEDLPLALARHATSKIATLADLEGVRSLGFRGEALASIAAVSRLSVASRRGEDRHGWLMEAAGEWRSAPRPEAIAPGTVVRVRDLYFNTPARRKFLRSEATEYGHCEEMFRRAALSRPDIAFTLHHNGRAQFYLRAGSREARITALAGEDFARASVPIEASAGELKLEGLAALPAYARSSRDWQYVFVNGRFVRDKLLAHAIREAYRDILHLERHPAYVLFLQLPAEAVDVNVHPMKIEVRFRDARAVHQFVFHALERALSLPAGRGMAPVAESRNREPQPRPAVTFAQQANLRLAAAEPLAFYDALFHTAQPAEAATSSEAEIPPLGYALAQLHGIYILAQNAQGLVVVDMHAAHERIVYEKLKEALDRRQVASQPLLVPVALEASALEVATVEEHRALLAELGFDMAVLSPTSVAVRAVPAALLDAEPVALARDVLRDIRELGASRVLTERRNELLATLACHGAVRAHRRLSVTEMNALLREMEATERSGQCNHGRPTWFQISLAELDKRFLRGA